From Camelina sativa cultivar DH55 chromosome 20, Cs, whole genome shotgun sequence, the proteins below share one genomic window:
- the LOC104771301 gene encoding uncharacterized protein LOC104771301 isoform X1 gives MVRRREGLTLPISSSTPSLPEPDIRTVAPHKPKQRLSKQLSMRETPRDVAWEKRRRQMLKIQEKKQKGVSENDNDPSDLTDEDLRELKGSIELGFGFNEEAGQKLCNTLPALDLYFAVNRQLSPLPSPSSSRSSNGGDGSLSSASSSSIPCSPKTDSDSLKILCPGKQKFQGDNPQQVKQRLRHWAQAVACSLMQSH, from the exons atggtgaGGAGAAGAGAAGGCCTTACCTTACCAATCTCGTCTTCAACGCCATCGCTTCCTGAACCTGATATTAGAACAGTGGCGCCACATAAACCGAAACAACGGTTATCTAAGCAACTATCAATGCGTGAGACACCACGAGATGTTGCTTGGGAAAAAAGGCGTCGTCAAATGTTAAAGATTCAGGAGAAAAAGCAAAAAGGCGTCTCTGAAAACGATAACGATCCATCGGATCTAACTGATGAAGATTTAAGGGAGCTCAAAGGGTCGATCGAGTTAGGATTCGGTTTCAATGAAGAAGCCGGACAGAAGCTGTGCAACACATTACCAGCATTAGATCTATACTTTGCTGTGAATAGGCAACTTTCACCTCTCCCTTCACCTAGTAGCAGTCGCAGCAGCAATGGAGGAGATGGCTCGTTGTCTTCTGCTTCCTCAAGCAGCATACCTTGTAGCCCAAAAACCGACTCGGATTCATTAAAGATCCTATGCCCGGGTAAACAAAAGTTCCAAG GGGACAACCCTCAACAGGTGAAGCAAAGATTACGACATTGGGCACAAGCTGTTGCATGTTCTTTGATGCAATCTCACTGA
- the LOC104771300 gene encoding receptor-like protein kinase ANXUR2 yields the protein MNEKTRILCSFLCFFYVLLVSPSQSNGQDFSLSCGASQPADDQDKKKWEPDTKFLKTPNTVHAQATYQDPSLLSTVPYMTARIFTAPATYEIPVKGDKRHLLRLHFYPSTYTGLNIADSYFSVVANDVSLLSNFSAAITCQALTQAYLVKEYSLAPSQKDVLSITFTPSDKHPKAFAFINGIEVVQMPELFDSAALVGFSDQTSDTKSANLQTMFRLNVGGQDIPGSQDSGGLTRTWYNDAPYIFSAGLGVTNQASNNFRIDYQKMPVSTAPADVYKTARSQGPNGDINMKSNLTWMFQIDTNFTYIMRLHFCEFQLSKINQKVFNIYINNKTAQADTNAADIIAWSGGKGIPTYKDYAIYVDANNGGGGGEEISLQMTPSTFGKPEYYDSQLNGLEIFKMDTMKNLAGPNPKPSPMQANEDVKKEFQGDKRIKAFVVGSAGGVAAVLLCALCFTMYQRKRKFPGSESHTSSWLPIYGNSHTSGTKSTISGKSNNGSHLSNLAAGLCRRFSLSEIKHGTQNFDESNVIGVGGFGKVYKGVIDGGTKVAIKKSNPNSEQGLNEFETEIELLSRLRHKHLVSLIGYCDDGGEMCLIYDYMSLGTLREHLYNTKRPQLTWKRRLEIAIGAARGLHYLHTGAKYTIIHRDVKTTNILVDENWVAKVSDFGLSKTGPNMNGGHVTTVVKGSFGYLDPEYFRRQQLTEKSDVYSFGVVLFEVLCARPALNPSLPKEQVSLGDWAMNCKRKGTLEDIIDPNLKGKINPECLKKFADTAEKCLSDSGLDRPTMGDVLWNLEFALQLQETADGPRHRTPSHGGGSEDLGRGGGGVAVNIDIEENDVADDLSSEENSGIFSQIVNPKGR from the coding sequence ATGAACGAGAAAACCCGGATTCTATgttctttcctctgtttcttctatgTTCTTCTAGTTTCTCCATCACAATCTAATGGTCAAGATTTCTCGTTGAGCTGCGGAGCTTCACAACCAGCTGATGATCAAGACAAGAAAAAATGGGAACCCGACACGAAATTCTTGAAAACGCCAAACACAGTCCATGCACAAGCTACGTATCAAGATCCTTCACTTCTCTCGACGGTTCCATACATGACAGCAAGAATCTTCACAGCTCCCGCAACTTATGAGATCCCTGTTAAAGGAGACAAAAGACATTTGCTCCGCTTACATTTCTACCCATCGACATACACAGGACTCAACATTGCCGACTCTTATTTCTCCGTGGTAGCTAACGATGTTAGCCTTCTCAGCAACTTTAGTGCAGCTATCACATGTCAAGCCTTAACACAAGCTTACCTTGTGAAAGAATATTCTCTTGCACCATCCCAAAAAGATGTTTTGAGCATCACATTTACTCCCTCGGATAAACACCCAAAAGCGTTTGCGTTCATAAACGGTATCGAGGTTGTTCAGATGCCAGAACTGTTTGATTCAGCTGCTCTTGTTGGGTTCTCAGACCAGACATCAGATACTAAGAGCGCAAATCTTCAAACAATGTTTAGGCTCAATGTCGGTGGTCAGGATATTCCCGGAAGCCAAGACTCTGGCGGGTTAACCAGAACTTGGTACAACGACGCGCCTTACATATTCAGCGCAGGTCTCGGTGTTACCAATCAAGCAAGCAACAATTTCAGGATCGACTATCAGAAAATGCCGGTTTCTACCGCGCCAGCTGATGTCTACAAAACAGCTCGATCACAAGGACCAAATGGAGATATAAACATGAAATCGAATCTCACGTGGATGTTTCAAATCGACACtaacttcacatatatcatGAGGCTCCATTTCTGCGAGTTCCAGCTTTCTAAAATCAACCAGAAAGTTTTCAACAtttacatcaacaacaaaaccgcGCAGGCGGATACAAACGCTGCAGATATAATCGCATGGTCAGGAGGGAAAGGTATCCCGACTTACAAAGATTATGCGATCTATGTTGATGCCAataatggaggaggaggaggggaaGAGATTTCGCTTCAAATGACACCATCGACATTTGGTAAACCGGAATATTACGATTCACAGCTTAACGGCCTCGAGATTTTCAAGATGGACACAATGAAGAATCTTGCCGGGCCAAACCCGAAGCCATCACCTATGCAAGCTAACGAAGATGttaaaaaagaatttcaagGCGACAAAAGAATCAAAGCTTTTGTCGTTGGTTCTGCTGGAGGAGTAGCAGCGGTTTTACTTTGCGCATTATGTTTCACAATGTACCAAAGGAAACGAAAATTCCCGGGAAGCGAATCTCACACATCGAGCTGGCTTCCTATATATGGAAACTCCCACACATCGGGAACAAAATCTACTATATCTGGTAAGAGCAACAACGGAAGCCATCTATCGAATCTCGCAGCCGGTTTATGCCGAAGGTTCTCATTGTCTGAAATCAAACATGGAACTCAAAACTTCGATGAGTCAAACGTGATTGGAGTAGGAGGGTTTGGTAAAGTTTATAAAGGAGTTATAGATGGAGGGACAAAAGtagcaatcaagaaatcaaacCCGAATTCAGAACAAGGGCTTAACGAATTCGAGACGGAAATTGAACTTCTCTCAAGACTGAGACACAAACACTTGGTCTCTTTAATTGGATATTGTGATGACGGTGGAGAAATGTGTCTAATATACGATTACATGTCTCTTGGAACACTTAGAGAACATCTTTACAATACAAAGAGACCTCAGTTGACTTGGAAACGAAGACTTGAAATCGCCATTGGAGCTGCAAGAGGATTACATTACCTACACACAGGAGCAAAGTACACTATCATACACCGTGATGTGAAAACAACTAACATCTTGGTAGATGAGAATTGGGTTGCTAAAGTTTCAGACTTTGGATTGTCCAAAACCGGACCAAACATGAACGGTGGTCATGTAACAACCGTCGTCAAAGGAAGTTTCGGGTATTTAGATCCAGAGTATTTTAGAAGACAACAGCTAACTGAGAAATCAGATGTTTACTCATTTGGAGTTGTTCTATTTGAGGTCTTGTGCGCAAGGCCAGCGTTAAACCCTAGTTTACCTAAGGAACAAGTTAGTCTTGGAGATTGGGCGATGAATTGTAAACGTAAAGGGACTTTAGAAGACATCATTGATCCTAATCTTAAAGGAAAGATTAATCCAGAATGTTTGAAGAAATTTGCAGATACGGCTGAGAAGTGTTTATCTGATAGTGGATTAGATCGGCCAACGATGGGAGATGTTTTATGGAATCTTGAATTCGCGCTTCAATTACAAGAAACTGCTGATGGACCACGTCACCGAACGCCGAGCCATGGCGGTGGTTCCGAGGATTTAggtcgaggaggaggaggtgtgGCGGTGAACATTGACATCGAAGAAAATGACGTCGCTGATGACTTGTCGTCCGAAGAAAACAGTGGAATATTCTCTCAGATTGTAAATCCCAAAGGACGATAA
- the LOC104771301 gene encoding uncharacterized protein LOC104771301 isoform X2 — protein MVRRREGLTLPISSSTPSLPEPDIRTVAPHKPKQRLSKQLSMRETPRDVAWEKRRRQMLKIQEKKQKGVSENDNDPSDLTDEDLRELKGSIELGFGFNEEAGQKLCNTLPALDLYFAVNRQLSPLPSPSSSRSSNGGDGSLSSASSSSIPCSPKTDSDSLKILCPGDNPQQVKQRLRHWAQAVACSLMQSH, from the exons atggtgaGGAGAAGAGAAGGCCTTACCTTACCAATCTCGTCTTCAACGCCATCGCTTCCTGAACCTGATATTAGAACAGTGGCGCCACATAAACCGAAACAACGGTTATCTAAGCAACTATCAATGCGTGAGACACCACGAGATGTTGCTTGGGAAAAAAGGCGTCGTCAAATGTTAAAGATTCAGGAGAAAAAGCAAAAAGGCGTCTCTGAAAACGATAACGATCCATCGGATCTAACTGATGAAGATTTAAGGGAGCTCAAAGGGTCGATCGAGTTAGGATTCGGTTTCAATGAAGAAGCCGGACAGAAGCTGTGCAACACATTACCAGCATTAGATCTATACTTTGCTGTGAATAGGCAACTTTCACCTCTCCCTTCACCTAGTAGCAGTCGCAGCAGCAATGGAGGAGATGGCTCGTTGTCTTCTGCTTCCTCAAGCAGCATACCTTGTAGCCCAAAAACCGACTCGGATTCATTAAAGATCCTATGCCCGG GGGACAACCCTCAACAGGTGAAGCAAAGATTACGACATTGGGCACAAGCTGTTGCATGTTCTTTGATGCAATCTCACTGA